A genomic segment from Nicotiana tabacum cultivar K326 chromosome 9, ASM71507v2, whole genome shotgun sequence encodes:
- the LOC142164001 gene encoding uncharacterized protein LOC142164001, producing MAERYFEVNKISFNHDDLPAEGAAHNKSLHLTIKCEDYYVKRVMLDGGSGVDICPLSTLRRMEIGTERIRANNVYVQAFDGVKQGTIGEIDQILTIGPVDFEVTFQVLDMETLYNSLLGRPWIHAARAFPSTLHQMVKFEYDNQEIVVGGEDEQSIYRDA from the coding sequence ATGGCCGAAAGATATTTTGAGGTCAACAAGATCTCATTCAACCACGATGATTTGCCCGCAGAGGGAGCTGCCCACAACAAATCCCTCCACTTGACTATCAAATGTGAGGACTATTATGTGAAAAGGGTGATGCTAGATGGGGGTTCTGGAGTAGATATTTGTCCTCTCTCTACGCTCCGGAGAATGGAAATTGGAACAGAAAGAATTCGGGCCAACAATGTCTACGTGCAAGCTTTTGATGGGGTCAAGCAAGGCACAATAGGAGAAATTGATCAAATCTTAACTATTGGCCCCGTGGACTTTGAGGTGACTTTCCAAGTCTTGGACATGGAAACCTTGTACAATTCTCTCCTAGgtagaccatggattcatgctgccagaGCCtttccttccactcttcaccaaatggtcaagtttgagtaTGATAATCAAGAGATCGTTGTCGGTGGAGAAGATGAGCAATCCATCTACCGGGATGCTTAA